In the genome of Abditibacteriaceae bacterium, one region contains:
- a CDS encoding SdrD B-like domain-containing protein has protein sequence MEKTTGQTRSLSPNHFSNLTSSITILSCFVVLRAAHADTRNNYSLALNGYAWGNPYTSYFNYDSDSGFSGVNLSATNDRWRADAGNVSLNYNDLGFGGRSFEGIRLAIPIDKTEVTLLGGRTVYQPDIIDPAIPFFLRRDQISTPVYGVRLSHALNDRLSLQASELLTPDSPREQGRNIHSAGVRYLVNKKSAVLLEAAQSSHGSGLQFSSLTQGKRLFLRTLVRSANNGFSSAGNSDLIAFRNGYEADARYKLSDRVSLSGATQDYDDGFEARYRSHYGQVQFQANKRASVGLSYQMRSDIKAPLLGFRTASSVRTSGPGIFLNYRLKRANVSLRYEQLKYSYPMSALQNSKSNRVSLGLTQQVGSRTSLSLYHSFDTNKQSNAALDSNSASTSVYVYHRVNNQGLGLQAGMQHQKSSSTLFSGDTTSLIAGFDYPAGRYGNIGITYQFQASGNGSLSTVSPNQLTLRYSRSLDFGKRPSRTEREGYNLPVEERRLLGQLTGRVFDDRNLNGKWDIGEAGVSDINFTLPGSGETSSDGKGLFAVKSLRPGNYALGLVTKTIPIEYSILVPATTDVIVPPSGTVQVDFPVVRAGNISGVVFEDKNRDGVRDEGERGIPDIAVSVEGGEVVGFSDENGKYTLYNLSPKEWKVVPDLSVLGNDLIQFELAGSDSPVVKVLPESVVGDVNLGVIEKDRPVVFTSKEEIARTAKKATPPASEVAKPSSKEAPALETSTEAKEQDAKKQPLHPVSYTERKPVRGIIAQPVSPPRKAAPVAQKPVPTSMLPPELGNRNLS, from the coding sequence ATGGAGAAAACAACTGGACAGACTCGTTCACTTTCCCCAAATCACTTTTCCAATTTAACCAGCTCGATCACGATATTGTCGTGCTTTGTAGTGTTGCGCGCGGCGCACGCTGATACTCGCAACAACTACAGCCTTGCGCTTAACGGTTACGCCTGGGGCAATCCGTATACATCGTATTTCAATTACGATAGTGATTCGGGCTTCTCTGGTGTTAATCTCAGTGCGACGAACGATCGCTGGCGTGCAGATGCGGGAAATGTTTCGCTCAACTACAACGATTTGGGTTTCGGTGGCCGCAGCTTCGAAGGAATCCGTCTCGCGATTCCCATTGATAAAACAGAAGTCACTCTCCTTGGCGGACGCACGGTGTACCAACCGGATATTATCGATCCGGCAATTCCGTTCTTTCTACGTCGCGATCAAATCTCCACTCCGGTTTACGGTGTTCGGTTATCACACGCACTGAACGACCGATTAAGCCTTCAGGCATCCGAACTTTTGACGCCCGATTCGCCCCGTGAGCAGGGTCGTAACATTCATTCGGCGGGCGTCCGGTATCTCGTTAATAAAAAGAGTGCTGTGCTTTTGGAAGCGGCTCAAAGCAGCCACGGAAGCGGGCTTCAGTTTTCCAGCCTGACGCAGGGTAAACGTCTTTTTCTAAGAACACTGGTACGAAGTGCGAATAACGGCTTTTCCTCCGCAGGTAATTCCGATCTTATTGCCTTTCGCAACGGCTACGAAGCAGACGCCCGGTACAAATTGTCAGATCGCGTTTCACTTAGCGGAGCGACCCAGGATTACGACGATGGCTTTGAAGCACGGTATCGGAGCCATTACGGCCAGGTACAGTTCCAAGCCAACAAGCGCGCTTCAGTCGGTCTGTCATATCAGATGAGATCTGATATAAAGGCGCCTCTTCTCGGTTTTCGAACGGCTTCCAGTGTGCGAACCTCTGGCCCTGGCATTTTTCTCAACTATCGCTTGAAGCGCGCCAATGTCTCGCTACGCTACGAGCAATTGAAGTATTCGTATCCAATGTCAGCGCTACAGAACTCGAAATCAAATCGGGTGAGCCTTGGCTTGACGCAACAGGTGGGAAGCCGGACATCGCTGTCGTTATATCATTCTTTTGATACCAATAAGCAATCGAATGCAGCTTTAGACAGCAATAGTGCATCGACATCGGTTTATGTCTATCATCGGGTTAATAACCAGGGGCTAGGGCTGCAAGCCGGAATGCAGCATCAGAAAAGTAGTTCGACGCTTTTCTCGGGCGACACGACGTCTCTCATCGCCGGCTTTGATTATCCTGCAGGCCGCTATGGAAATATTGGCATAACCTACCAATTCCAGGCTTCTGGCAACGGGTCGTTAAGCACTGTTTCTCCCAATCAGTTAACGCTGCGCTATTCGCGAAGCCTCGACTTTGGCAAACGCCCATCCCGAACAGAACGGGAAGGCTATAACCTTCCCGTCGAAGAACGCCGCTTACTCGGTCAGTTGACTGGGCGGGTGTTCGACGACCGCAACCTCAACGGAAAATGGGACATTGGCGAGGCTGGAGTCTCTGATATCAACTTCACCCTCCCAGGATCCGGCGAAACGAGTTCTGACGGAAAGGGTTTGTTTGCCGTCAAAAGTCTGCGTCCCGGAAACTATGCGTTAGGGCTTGTGACGAAAACGATTCCCATCGAGTACAGCATTCTTGTTCCAGCGACTACAGACGTCATTGTTCCACCGTCGGGAACTGTGCAGGTCGATTTTCCCGTTGTACGCGCTGGTAATATCAGCGGTGTAGTGTTCGAGGACAAAAACCGCGACGGAGTCCGCGACGAAGGCGAACGCGGGATTCCTGATATTGCCGTTAGTGTTGAGGGCGGCGAAGTTGTAGGGTTCTCTGACGAGAACGGGAAGTACACGTTATACAATCTATCTCCCAAAGAGTGGAAAGTTGTTCCCGACCTGAGTGTGCTTGGAAACGATCTTATTCAGTTCGAACTTGCTGGTAGCGATTCACCAGTGGTAAAAGTCCTGCCTGAAAGTGTTGTTGGAGATGTCAATCTGGGCGTTATCGAGAAAGATCGCCCTGTTGTCTTCACCAGCAAAGAGGAAATTGCGCGAACGGCCAAAAAAGCAACTCCTCCGGCATCTGAAGTTGCAAAACCCAGTTCTAAGGAAGCACCGGCCTTAGAGACATCGACCGAAGCCAAAGAACAAGATGCGAAGAAGCAACCGTTGCATCCTGTTTCATACACCGAGCGCAAGCCTGTTCGTGGAATTATTGCCCAACCCGTATCGCCTCCCCGCAAAGCTGCGCCTGTTGCGCAGAAGCCGGTTCCTACGTCGATGTTGCCACCTGAACTCGGAAACCGGAATTTGTCCTGA
- a CDS encoding dolichyl-phosphate beta-glucosyltransferase → MKPQLSIIIPAYNEEKRLPATLARIAEYLAAQTYSYELIVVDDGSHDGTRDVARAFAAEHSWAELRTYADSTEDKPVNRGKGAAVRLGMMLARGEELLFSDADLSTPIEEMETLFAPIRAGECDIAFASRALPESNLAIHQPWLRETMGRTFNLFVRLAIGTTISDTQCGFKAFRGDAARQIFRCAVIDGFGFDPEIVFLARKFGLRVKEIPVTWRHQEDSRVSPLLAPIQMMRELVQVRANNARGRYRTKE, encoded by the coding sequence ATGAAGCCTCAACTGTCGATCATTATTCCGGCGTATAACGAAGAAAAGCGTCTGCCCGCGACACTTGCGCGCATCGCCGAATACTTGGCAGCGCAGACCTATTCCTATGAATTGATCGTGGTAGATGACGGCTCGCACGATGGGACGCGCGATGTCGCCCGCGCGTTTGCCGCCGAGCATTCGTGGGCCGAACTTCGCACCTACGCCGATTCAACCGAAGATAAGCCGGTGAATAGGGGCAAAGGCGCGGCGGTGCGTTTGGGAATGATGCTGGCGCGCGGCGAAGAACTGCTTTTCTCCGACGCCGACTTATCGACACCGATTGAAGAAATGGAAACCCTGTTCGCACCGATACGCGCAGGCGAATGCGACATTGCGTTTGCGTCGCGCGCCTTGCCCGAATCGAATCTGGCGATTCATCAGCCGTGGCTGCGCGAAACGATGGGCCGCACCTTTAACCTTTTCGTGCGGCTCGCCATCGGCACCACGATTTCCGATACGCAGTGCGGTTTCAAAGCGTTTCGCGGCGATGCCGCCCGCCAGATTTTTCGCTGCGCCGTTATCGACGGCTTTGGTTTTGACCCGGAAATCGTTTTTCTTGCGCGCAAGTTCGGGCTTCGCGTGAAGGAGATTCCAGTGACATGGCGGCATCAGGAAGATTCGCGCGTTTCACCACTTCTGGCACCGATTCAAATGATGCGTGAACTGGTTCAGGTGCGCGCGAATAATGCGCGTGGTCGCTACCGCACCAAGGAATAG
- a CDS encoding ferritin-like domain-containing protein → MELTSLKDALHEELKDLYSAEQQLAQVLPKMAEAATNAQLASAFTRHLEETQGHVARLEQAFGLLGEKAEAHTCQAMKGLLKEGQEIMSEDAEPEVLDALLIAAAQKVEHYEIASYGTVCSWADQMGFKDIKDLLGQTLEEEEATDKKLTKLAESVINVKAE, encoded by the coding sequence ATGGAATTGACATCACTTAAAGACGCTCTGCACGAAGAACTCAAAGATTTATACAGCGCCGAACAGCAACTGGCGCAGGTGCTGCCGAAAATGGCCGAAGCCGCCACGAATGCGCAACTCGCCTCGGCGTTCACGCGGCATCTGGAAGAAACGCAGGGGCACGTCGCGCGATTGGAACAAGCCTTTGGCTTGCTCGGCGAGAAAGCCGAAGCGCATACCTGTCAGGCGATGAAAGGCTTGTTGAAAGAAGGCCAGGAAATTATGAGCGAAGATGCCGAACCAGAAGTCCTCGACGCGCTTCTTATCGCCGCCGCGCAGAAAGTCGAGCACTACGAAATCGCGTCTTACGGCACCGTGTGCTCCTGGGCCGACCAGATGGGCTTCAAAGACATCAAAGATTTGCTTGGTCAAACCCTCGAAGAGGAAGAAGCGACGGACAAAAAGCTCACAAAATTGGCCGAAAGCGTTATTAACGTAAAAGCCGAATAA
- a CDS encoding DUF4034 domain-containing protein has product MQSFGANGRIKHRTRSSIPALGRQRSPNNGEVVAVDNEITEERNRLKAESLALFKAKNYAEIERRVQALRNPKEEFLDGYWKLPAFYNGIADVADSEWEQRIRDLEAWVKASPKSVTAHAALARCYYNGAHSARGSESSNKVTDAQWAAMNERADKGRKVLNDSASMRKQCPYWYAAAQRIALLQAWPREEYDRVIDEGLRVFPTYNDFHYSRLMYLLPRWFGKPGEMEAYMTKVADAKGREEGDMFYAKMVWDAQSNGGNIYRDTKISYDRARKGFNALMMKTPDSFALASAFAFTACMRDEPKLAKIFFESKLRNHADPTVWDTKEFYIKMRTMYTGKPSQ; this is encoded by the coding sequence TTGCAATCGTTCGGCGCCAACGGAAGAATCAAGCACCGCACCCGATCCTCAATTCCCGCCCTCGGTCGTCAACGCTCCCCCAATAATGGAGAAGTCGTTGCTGTCGATAACGAGATTACAGAGGAACGGAACCGTCTCAAGGCGGAATCCTTGGCCCTTTTCAAGGCGAAGAATTATGCGGAGATTGAGCGTCGCGTTCAAGCATTGCGAAACCCCAAAGAAGAGTTCTTAGACGGCTACTGGAAGCTCCCGGCGTTTTATAACGGAATTGCCGATGTTGCTGACAGCGAGTGGGAGCAGCGCATTCGTGACCTCGAAGCATGGGTCAAGGCAAGTCCGAAGTCCGTCACGGCCCACGCGGCTCTCGCACGTTGCTACTATAATGGCGCTCACAGCGCGCGTGGCAGCGAATCGTCTAACAAAGTGACAGACGCCCAATGGGCCGCGATGAACGAGCGGGCGGATAAAGGCCGCAAAGTGCTGAACGACTCCGCGTCGATGCGCAAGCAGTGCCCCTACTGGTATGCAGCGGCTCAGCGGATCGCGCTCCTGCAGGCTTGGCCCCGCGAGGAGTACGACCGGGTTATCGACGAAGGACTGAGGGTTTTTCCCACTTACAATGATTTCCACTACTCTCGCCTCATGTATCTTCTCCCTCGCTGGTTCGGAAAGCCCGGAGAAATGGAAGCCTATATGACAAAGGTCGCTGATGCGAAGGGCAGAGAAGAAGGCGATATGTTTTACGCCAAGATGGTATGGGATGCGCAATCGAATGGCGGGAATATCTACCGCGACACAAAGATCTCCTATGACCGGGCACGTAAAGGGTTCAACGCACTCATGATGAAGACTCCCGATTCCTTTGCCCTCGCCAGCGCCTTTGCTTTCACTGCCTGCATGAGGGATGAGCCGAAGCTCGCCAAAATTTTCTTCGAGTCGAAGCTCCGAAATCACGCGGACCCAACAGTGTGGGACACCAAGGAGTTCTACATCAAAATGCGCACGATGTACACTGGCAAGCCATCACAGTAG
- the rpsA gene encoding 30S ribosomal protein S1, with amino-acid sequence MVDNTNSNEVQPNAADETTTSAASADNASTEDQGSLGQSATDANATDLPADPGADATVEAGAVAQGTTAPVDQAGDSGNDAITGATNSAEDGAGASAGGVIESATAEGAAASEAPAAAPTRQKQPSMAQVMEMDEFSSYLSGADTLQRGSLIRGVVVRVDDNTNEVLVDIGTKSEGIVARNELGDEDVNVGDEIEVIVLRPEDEDGHPVLSKRRADYEKIWRVLIKARDEQTDMEGTVREQVKGGLIVDLGVSAFVPASHVDARNRSDLSRFVGRTIPIRVIEIDKKKNKVIGSHRLAAEKERKEREESAWGTLEKDKIVEGVVRRITDFGAFIDIGGIDGLLHVREMAWSRVEHPDHIVKKGQKLQVLILEIDEERKRVALGLKQLQSDPWKKAAKNLRTGQMVKGKVVRIAPSCAFLELEDGIEGIIPIGEMSETRINTPEDILSIGQEVEARIKMVQTNQRRITLSLKAAVQEREQRETRTEVRRVNERATEPEGLRLGDLFGEKLRAARDRGKERNEARSQARARALEAAEDEEEDFDVIDEVDAIDEVETDETEVETAEAATDETTTTEEA; translated from the coding sequence ATGGTGGACAACACCAACTCGAACGAAGTTCAGCCGAATGCGGCTGACGAAACCACGACCAGCGCCGCAAGCGCCGACAACGCGTCAACTGAAGATCAGGGTTCGCTCGGCCAGAGCGCAACGGACGCCAACGCGACCGATTTGCCCGCTGACCCCGGCGCTGATGCAACGGTTGAAGCCGGCGCAGTCGCGCAGGGCACGACCGCACCTGTTGATCAGGCTGGCGATTCGGGCAACGATGCCATCACCGGCGCAACCAACAGCGCCGAAGATGGCGCGGGTGCCAGCGCAGGCGGCGTAATCGAAAGCGCAACAGCTGAAGGCGCAGCCGCAAGCGAAGCTCCTGCAGCAGCGCCAACGCGCCAGAAGCAGCCCTCGATGGCGCAGGTCATGGAAATGGACGAGTTCAGCTCCTATCTTTCGGGCGCCGACACCTTGCAGCGCGGTTCGCTGATTCGCGGCGTCGTCGTTCGCGTCGATGACAACACCAACGAAGTCCTCGTTGACATCGGCACCAAAAGCGAAGGCATCGTCGCTCGCAACGAACTCGGCGACGAAGACGTCAACGTCGGCGACGAAATCGAAGTTATCGTTTTGCGCCCTGAAGACGAAGACGGTCACCCCGTTTTGTCGAAGCGCCGCGCCGATTACGAAAAAATCTGGCGCGTGCTGATTAAAGCGCGCGACGAGCAGACCGATATGGAAGGCACCGTTCGCGAACAGGTTAAGGGCGGCTTGATTGTCGATTTGGGCGTTTCGGCGTTCGTCCCGGCAAGCCACGTCGATGCACGCAACCGCAGCGACCTTTCCCGTTTCGTCGGTCGCACGATTCCGATTCGCGTTATCGAAATCGACAAGAAGAAGAACAAAGTCATCGGTTCGCACCGTTTGGCCGCCGAGAAAGAGCGCAAAGAGCGCGAAGAATCGGCGTGGGGCACGCTGGAAAAAGATAAGATCGTCGAAGGCGTGGTGCGCCGCATCACCGACTTCGGTGCGTTTATCGACATCGGCGGCATCGACGGCTTGCTGCACGTCCGCGAAATGGCGTGGAGCCGTGTTGAGCATCCCGATCACATCGTCAAGAAAGGCCAGAAGCTGCAAGTCTTGATTCTGGAAATCGACGAAGAGCGCAAGCGCGTTGCACTCGGCCTCAAGCAGTTGCAGAGCGATCCGTGGAAGAAAGCCGCGAAGAACCTCCGCACCGGCCAGATGGTCAAGGGCAAAGTTGTTCGCATTGCTCCGTCCTGCGCGTTCCTCGAATTGGAAGATGGCATCGAAGGCATCATTCCGATTGGCGAAATGAGCGAAACCCGCATCAATACGCCGGAAGATATCTTGTCCATCGGACAGGAAGTCGAAGCGCGTATCAAGATGGTGCAGACGAATCAGCGCCGCATTACGTTGTCGCTAAAAGCGGCTGTTCAGGAACGCGAACAGCGCGAAACCCGCACCGAAGTGCGCCGCGTCAACGAGCGTGCAACCGAGCCGGAAGGCTTGCGTCTGGGCGACTTGTTCGGCGAGAAGCTGCGTGCCGCTCGCGACCGTGGCAAGGAACGCAACGAAGCGCGTTCGCAAGCCCGCGCCCGTGCGCTGGAAGCCGCTGAAGACGAAGAAGAAGATTTCGACGTGATTGATGAAGTCGATGCAATCGACGAAGTCGAAACCGACGAGACCGAAGTCGAAACGGCCGAGGCTGCGACCGACGAAACCACAACCACCGAAGAAGCTTAA
- a CDS encoding response regulator transcription factor, with protein sequence MLPNKVSIHSKAKPTKNSVAPPATAFVAPPATPAHTVSMGAIIIAEPFALLRTALHAHIEARYPGEVYDVENAQQLVEAVKKWKPQVIVFDPVLATLSADSLDFLNCGPSNGAEPRKSVSQESPCEILLTCIQNASPKTRVLILTDNARLAEHRSLLLHGASGLVLKERPMEALLQAIERVRNGEIWIERNMMADFMADVWHQRRAKQEIGVETLTRREKEIAALIGKGLRNKQIAAELYLSETTVRHHLTSIYDKLGIRGRQELLLFALKNNLSP encoded by the coding sequence ATGCTCCCAAATAAAGTGTCGATTCACAGTAAGGCCAAACCTACGAAGAACTCTGTTGCACCGCCCGCCACCGCATTCGTTGCGCCACCGGCTACGCCCGCACACACTGTGTCGATGGGCGCGATTATCATCGCCGAGCCTTTCGCGCTGCTTCGCACGGCGTTGCATGCACACATTGAAGCGCGCTATCCCGGCGAAGTGTACGATGTGGAAAACGCTCAACAGTTGGTAGAAGCGGTTAAAAAATGGAAACCTCAGGTCATCGTTTTTGATCCGGTGCTGGCAACTCTTTCTGCCGACAGTCTCGACTTTCTTAATTGCGGTCCCTCGAACGGCGCGGAGCCACGAAAGTCCGTTTCGCAGGAATCGCCCTGCGAAATACTGCTAACCTGCATTCAGAATGCATCTCCAAAAACGCGGGTGCTGATTCTCACTGACAACGCCCGCCTGGCGGAACATCGCTCCTTGCTTCTGCACGGCGCATCAGGCCTGGTGCTCAAAGAGCGACCGATGGAAGCGCTGCTTCAAGCCATCGAGCGCGTCCGCAACGGAGAGATCTGGATTGAGCGTAATATGATGGCCGACTTTATGGCCGATGTGTGGCACCAACGCCGCGCCAAACAGGAAATCGGCGTCGAAACACTGACGCGGCGGGAAAAGGAAATCGCCGCTCTCATCGGCAAAGGCCTTCGCAACAAGCAAATCGCCGCCGAGCTCTACCTTTCCGAAACCACTGTGCGCCACCACCTGACATCTATCTACGACAAGTTGGGCATTCGCGGGCGGCAGGAATTGCTGCTTTTCGCGCTGAAGAACAATCTCTCGCCCTGA
- a CDS encoding deoxyhypusine synthase family protein, translating into MSNSPITDFLNHHFRHFNAATVVDASKAYIAHLDNGGAMMITLAGAMSTAEIGLSLAEMIRQDKVQSITCTGANLEEDVFNLVAHDFYERVPNYRDLTPQDEMDLRKRDLYRVTDTCIPEDEAMRRIENLMFDLWEAAEAAGERLFPHQFFYRLLQKPGFEDSFQIDRKDSWLYAAMEKNLPMFVPGWEDSTLGNMYAAHCIRGGMKNVHTMKSGIEYMIELTDYYTRTSEKTPIGFFQIGGGIAGDFPICVVPLLHLDLKRTHVPVWAYFCQISDSTTSYGSYSGAVPNEKITWGKLTPDSPKFIVESDASIVAPLMFAYILGQ; encoded by the coding sequence ATGAGTAATTCACCAATTACCGATTTTTTGAATCATCACTTTCGTCATTTCAATGCAGCGACGGTTGTAGACGCATCGAAGGCTTACATCGCACATCTAGACAATGGCGGCGCGATGATGATTACGCTTGCAGGTGCAATGAGTACGGCAGAAATTGGCCTTTCTCTCGCCGAGATGATTCGTCAGGACAAAGTGCAGAGCATTACCTGCACCGGTGCGAACCTGGAAGAAGATGTGTTTAACCTTGTCGCGCACGACTTCTACGAACGCGTGCCCAACTACCGCGACCTGACGCCGCAAGACGAAATGGATTTACGCAAGCGCGATTTGTACCGCGTGACCGACACTTGCATTCCCGAAGACGAAGCGATGCGCCGCATCGAGAATCTGATGTTCGATTTGTGGGAAGCCGCCGAAGCGGCAGGCGAGCGTTTGTTTCCACATCAGTTTTTCTATCGTTTGCTGCAAAAGCCCGGCTTTGAAGATTCGTTTCAAATCGACCGCAAGGATTCGTGGCTGTACGCAGCGATGGAAAAGAACCTGCCGATGTTTGTTCCGGGTTGGGAAGATTCGACGCTCGGCAATATGTATGCGGCGCACTGCATTCGTGGCGGCATGAAGAACGTGCACACGATGAAAAGCGGCATCGAGTACATGATAGAACTCACCGATTACTACACGCGCACGTCGGAAAAAACGCCGATCGGTTTCTTCCAGATTGGTGGCGGCATCGCAGGCGATTTCCCGATTTGCGTTGTTCCGCTTTTGCACCTTGACCTCAAGCGCACGCACGTTCCAGTTTGGGCCTATTTCTGCCAGATTTCCGATTCGACCACCAGCTACGGCTCTTACAGCGGCGCGGTACCGAACGAAAAGATTACCTGGGGCAAACTGACGCCTGATTCGCCAAAGTTTATTGTCGAATCCGACGCCTCGATTGTCGCGCCGTTGATGTTCGCTTACATCTTGGGACAATAA
- a CDS encoding PKD domain-containing protein, with amino-acid sequence MVANGRWNDAVGNNRRFGYFVEFSVPNATAIGTSPSPESAASVEVKTVLVIRLDFEDHPGEPISEENALKVMEDVSLFIEDNSAGGVKLASTVTPLLRAPPTGDVGTNARAAAKTAGFDAEKFDLYVVAYTDSPMARASGGIPPNTGFGAIGGKGLKVNSGFYPYLLNHEFGHNFGLPHARLWQTTDGLVTGNGAFVEYGNPFDRMGIGKHAHLTHYNTRSKFLLGWLPESAVHTVSASGAYHLMPHDSREATGTRALQIPIDAEKSYWLERRTALQDNFELFNGALVYWAYAKDRHCDLLDMTPGSPAGALDAPLVLGRTFSDMQANIHITPTALSGENSEKLEITVNKGPFPNNRPPRVSLSFPPSEILRIREPITMLAEATDPDGDSLAYHWDFDDGEWDGGEWDGGAAASTVSHKFGRFLTYNVRCTVTDMKGGTATATTEVVILGRPRRIP; translated from the coding sequence ATGGTTGCTAACGGTCGTTGGAACGACGCCGTGGGAAACAACCGCCGTTTCGGGTACTTCGTTGAATTTTCCGTGCCCAATGCTACCGCAATCGGCACATCGCCTTCCCCCGAATCGGCAGCTTCTGTCGAGGTCAAGACAGTGCTGGTTATCCGCCTTGACTTTGAGGACCACCCCGGCGAACCAATCTCGGAAGAAAACGCTTTGAAGGTGATGGAAGATGTCAGCCTCTTTATCGAGGACAACTCAGCCGGTGGCGTAAAGTTGGCATCGACCGTCACTCCCCTTTTGCGCGCACCGCCGACTGGAGATGTGGGGACAAACGCGCGCGCGGCGGCAAAGACAGCGGGCTTTGATGCGGAGAAGTTCGATCTCTATGTTGTTGCCTACACCGATAGTCCAATGGCTCGTGCTTCGGGCGGAATTCCTCCTAACACCGGATTTGGTGCTATCGGAGGAAAGGGTTTGAAGGTCAATAGTGGGTTTTATCCTTATCTGCTTAACCACGAGTTCGGTCATAACTTCGGGCTTCCCCATGCGCGTCTGTGGCAAACGACAGATGGTCTAGTAACCGGAAATGGAGCGTTCGTTGAATACGGCAATCCCTTTGACCGTATGGGGATCGGGAAACACGCGCACTTAACGCATTACAACACGCGCTCCAAATTCCTCCTCGGATGGCTCCCTGAAAGCGCGGTGCACACTGTTTCCGCCAGTGGTGCCTATCATCTAATGCCGCACGACTCGCGCGAGGCAACTGGCACGCGAGCGCTTCAAATCCCCATTGACGCAGAGAAAAGCTACTGGTTAGAGCGGCGCACCGCTTTGCAGGATAATTTCGAACTTTTCAACGGAGCTTTGGTTTACTGGGCCTATGCGAAAGACCGCCATTGCGATCTGCTCGATATGACCCCGGGATCGCCCGCTGGGGCACTAGACGCTCCGTTGGTGTTAGGGCGAACCTTCTCGGACATGCAAGCCAACATTCATATTACGCCGACGGCACTCTCCGGTGAGAACTCGGAGAAGTTAGAAATCACCGTCAATAAGGGACCGTTCCCGAACAATCGCCCGCCCAGAGTTTCGCTCTCTTTCCCCCCTAGCGAGATCCTCAGAATACGCGAACCAATTACGATGTTGGCAGAGGCGACGGATCCGGATGGAGACAGTCTGGCGTATCACTGGGATTTTGATGACGGCGAATGGGACGGCGGCGAATGGGACGGCGGCGCAGCAGCCTCAACCGTAAGCCACAAATTCGGGCGTTTCCTCACCTACAATGTGCGATGTACCGTAACGGATATGAAGGGAGGAACAGCGACCGCCACAACGGAGGTTGTTATCCTCGGAAGGCCACGGCGCATTCCATGA
- a CDS encoding KpsF/GutQ family sugar-phosphate isomerase yields the protein MKSEINHDVLVSARAVFSLESEAIARVGQRLDARFERAVELLLTCRGRAVVTGIGKSGAIGRKLAATLASTGTPALFLHAAEGLHGDLGMVAPGDVLIALSYSGRTDELTGILPVVKAMGVPIIALTGSAQSFLGSRADVILDVAIEREACPLNLAPTTSTAAMLAMGDALAVCVMEHRQFTHDDFARFHPGGSLGRGLTLQVKDLMRSGERLAHIEESATVRQTLEAITHAGSGAAVVMKNEEELLIGYVTDGDVRRRLLACDDAHAFLDSPVTQIMTRTPLQLRPETSALEALRALQERGVDDAPVVDEHGAAVGVLDVQELLRAGLI from the coding sequence ATGAAGAGCGAAATCAACCACGATGTTTTAGTGTCGGCGCGCGCCGTCTTCTCCCTTGAAAGTGAGGCAATTGCCCGCGTCGGGCAGCGGCTTGATGCACGTTTCGAGCGAGCTGTCGAACTGTTACTGACGTGCCGTGGGCGCGCGGTTGTTACCGGCATCGGTAAAAGCGGCGCGATTGGACGCAAGCTCGCCGCAACTCTCGCTTCGACCGGCACGCCCGCGCTTTTTCTCCACGCCGCCGAAGGTTTGCACGGTGACCTGGGAATGGTTGCGCCCGGCGATGTTCTCATTGCTTTGTCGTATTCGGGACGCACCGATGAACTGACGGGAATTCTGCCGGTTGTCAAAGCGATGGGCGTGCCGATTATCGCTCTCACGGGAAGCGCGCAAAGTTTTCTTGGTTCGCGCGCTGATGTAATTCTTGACGTGGCCATTGAGCGGGAAGCGTGTCCACTCAATCTGGCGCCGACGACTTCAACCGCCGCGATGCTGGCGATGGGCGATGCGCTTGCGGTTTGCGTGATGGAGCATCGCCAATTCACCCACGACGATTTCGCGCGCTTTCATCCCGGCGGTTCGCTCGGGCGCGGCCTCACCTTGCAAGTGAAAGATTTGATGCGCAGCGGCGAACGGCTGGCACACATCGAGGAAAGCGCAACTGTCCGCCAAACGCTTGAAGCCATAACCCATGCAGGCAGCGGCGCGGCGGTTGTCATGAAAAATGAGGAAGAACTCCTCATCGGCTACGTCACCGACGGCGATGTGCGGCGGCGTTTGCTGGCCTGCGATGATGCGCACGCGTTTCTCGATTCGCCCGTGACGCAAATCATGACGCGCACGCCGTTGCAGCTTCGCCCTGAAACATCGGCCCTCGAAGCGTTGCGCGCCTTGCAGGAACGCGGCGTCGATGATGCGCCCGTTGTCGATGAACACGGCGCGGCGGTCGGTGTCCTCGATGTCCAGGAATTGCTGCGCGCCGGACTTATCTAA